The following are encoded together in the uncultured Sphaerochaeta sp. genome:
- the asnA gene encoding aspartate--ammonia ligase — protein sequence MPKFFPEGYVPAMEQKQTEKAIKYIKDTFERELSGGLKLSRVTSPLFVPRGSGINDDLNGIERPVRFQIGNLENREMEIVQSLAKWKRMALADLGFKRGTGLYTDMNAIRPDDDLDAIHSIYVDQWDWELVMGKHERSLDYLKRVVRKIYSSMKRTEFLVSEMFPGCKATLPEHITFIHSEDAQREYPQLSPVQREKVLAEKYGAIFLIGIGSPLADGISQGGRAPDYDDWSTKTDDEHTGLNGDIIVWDTVRGDSLELSSMGIRVDEETLLRQLKMKEAEDRMSLYWHTRLLGGELPQTIGGGIGQSRLCMFLLKKAHIGEVQASIWPEEVLKEADSMHVFLM from the coding sequence ATGCCAAAGTTTTTCCCAGAAGGCTATGTCCCTGCCATGGAGCAGAAGCAGACTGAAAAGGCCATTAAGTACATCAAGGACACATTTGAACGGGAACTTTCTGGAGGTTTGAAATTGAGCAGGGTTACAAGCCCGCTTTTTGTCCCAAGGGGTTCAGGTATCAATGACGATCTGAATGGTATCGAGCGACCAGTGCGGTTCCAGATAGGTAATCTGGAAAATCGTGAAATGGAAATCGTCCAATCCTTGGCAAAATGGAAGCGTATGGCTCTTGCCGACCTTGGATTCAAACGTGGCACAGGTTTGTACACCGATATGAATGCCATCAGACCAGACGATGACTTGGATGCAATACACTCCATTTACGTTGATCAGTGGGACTGGGAACTGGTCATGGGGAAACATGAACGTTCACTTGACTATCTCAAGCGTGTAGTGAGGAAGATATACTCATCGATGAAACGTACTGAGTTTTTGGTGAGCGAAATGTTTCCTGGATGTAAAGCGACGCTTCCTGAACATATTACCTTTATCCACAGTGAGGATGCACAGAGAGAGTATCCTCAGCTGAGCCCTGTACAACGAGAGAAAGTACTAGCTGAGAAGTATGGAGCAATTTTTCTCATCGGAATAGGTAGCCCCCTCGCTGATGGCATCAGCCAAGGAGGAAGAGCCCCTGATTATGACGATTGGTCGACCAAGACCGACGATGAGCACACAGGCTTGAACGGGGACATCATTGTCTGGGATACCGTCCGTGGCGATTCCTTGGAACTCTCCTCAATGGGTATCAGAGTGGATGAGGAGACCCTGCTTCGACAGCTTAAAATGAAAGAGGCAGAAGACCGCATGTCACTGTACTGGCATACGCGATTGCTTGGTGGAGAGTTGCCTCAGACCATCGGTGGGGGTATCGGGCAGAGCCGTCTCTGTATGTTCCTCCTGAAAAAAGCTCACATTGGAGAGGTACAAGCATCCATCTGGCCTGAAGAAGTCCTCAAAGAAGCCGATTCGATGCACGTGTTTCTCATGTAG